The proteins below are encoded in one region of Phaseolus vulgaris cultivar G19833 chromosome 1, P. vulgaris v2.0, whole genome shotgun sequence:
- the LOC137815368 gene encoding uncharacterized protein, whose protein sequence is MTEGSTGFLIPWACLIDREVFPNKKVSAMSGQRKTFAQALRNTCNIPLSQLPTPCINGDMVVVRVDGEDNLAIGPWKSIPLGKGFYEFEFSSLEDMQWTLGMGSLPGLESTIFLWNIGDQGRYFPSLEALLLVERSDFAFLADVEYEWLPPFYSHYKMIGHELAHCRVIHDHVRVLRPQHKPSQKTTPYE, encoded by the exons ATGACGGAGGGTTCTACGGGTTTCCTCATCCCATGGGCTTGCTTGATTGATCGAGAAGTGTTTCCTAATAAGAAAGTGTCTGCTATGTCAGGCCAAAGGAAAACTTTTGCTCAGGCTTTGAGAAATACATGTAACATTCCTTTGTCTCAGCTACCTACTCCTTGTATTAACGGAGACATGGTTGTTGTCCGGGTTGATGGGGAAGATAACTTG GCTATTGGACCGTGGAAATCAATCCCTCTTGGGAAgggtttttatgagtttgagttctCTTCTTTAGAAGACATGCAGTGGACTCTCGGGATGGGTTCATT GCCTGGGTTAGAATCTACCATTTTCCTTTGGAATATTGGAGACCAAGGGCGATATTTTCCATCACTAGAGGCATTG CTCTTGGTTGAACGTTCAGACTTTGCTTTTTTAGCCgatgtggaatatgaatggctccctCCATTCTACTCTCACTATAAGATGATTGGGCATGAGCTTGCTCATTGCCGCGTGATTCATGATCACGTTCGTGTTCTTAGACCTCAACATAAGCCTTCTCAGAAGACAACTCCTTATGAATAG
- the LOC137813313 gene encoding adenine phosphoribosyltransferase 5-like isoform X2, translating into MFVLENGAKKGEDPRLQAISEAIRVVPHFPKQGIMFQDITTLLLDHNAFKDAVGIFVDRYRDMDISVVAGVEARGFIFGSSIALGIGAKFVPLCKAGKLPGEVISEKYVLEYGTDCLELHVGAVESSERVIIIDDLVATGGTLSAAIRLLERAGAEVVECACVIGLSDLKVRCKLNGKPLYILLEPRQIENGF; encoded by the exons TTCAAGCCATCTCCGAAGCCATCAGAGTGGTGCCTCACTTCCCCAAACAAG GAATAATGTTTCAAGACATAACAACATTGTTGTTGGATCACAACGCGTTCAAAGACGCGGTTGGCATTTTTGTTGATCGTTACAGAGACATGGATATTTCTGTTGTTGCTG GGGTTGAAGCCAGGGGATTCATTTTTGGTTCCTCAATTGCGTTAGGCATTGGTGCCAAGTTTGTTCCTTTATGCAAAGCTGGAAAGCTGCCAG GTGAAGTAATTTCAGAAAAATATGTTCTAGAATATGGCACTGATTGTTTGGAGTTGCATGTTGGGGCTGTTGAATCCAGTGAACGGGTGATAATTATTGATGATTTGGTGGCCACAGGTGGAACTCTATCAGCAGCAATTAGACTTCTAG AACGTGCTGGTGCTGAAGTGGTGGAGTGTGCTTGTGTGATTGGTCTGTCTGATCTCAAG GTAAGATGCAAGCTTAATGGAAAGCCACTTTATATCCTTTTGGAGCCACGCCAAATAGAGAATGGTTTTTGA
- the LOC137813313 gene encoding adenine phosphoribosyltransferase 5-like isoform X1, giving the protein MFVLENGAKKGEDPRLQAISEAIRVVPHFPKQGIMFQDITTLLLDHNAFKDAVGIFVDRYRDMDISVVAGVEARGFIFGSSIALGIGAKFVPLCKAGKLPGEVISEKYVLEYGTDCLELHVGAVESSERVIIIDDLVATGGTLSAAIRLLERAGAEVVECACVIGLSDLKPSFR; this is encoded by the exons TTCAAGCCATCTCCGAAGCCATCAGAGTGGTGCCTCACTTCCCCAAACAAG GAATAATGTTTCAAGACATAACAACATTGTTGTTGGATCACAACGCGTTCAAAGACGCGGTTGGCATTTTTGTTGATCGTTACAGAGACATGGATATTTCTGTTGTTGCTG GGGTTGAAGCCAGGGGATTCATTTTTGGTTCCTCAATTGCGTTAGGCATTGGTGCCAAGTTTGTTCCTTTATGCAAAGCTGGAAAGCTGCCAG GTGAAGTAATTTCAGAAAAATATGTTCTAGAATATGGCACTGATTGTTTGGAGTTGCATGTTGGGGCTGTTGAATCCAGTGAACGGGTGATAATTATTGATGATTTGGTGGCCACAGGTGGAACTCTATCAGCAGCAATTAGACTTCTAG AACGTGCTGGTGCTGAAGTGGTGGAGTGTGCTTGTGTGATTGGTCTGTCTGATCTCAAG CCTTCTTTCAGGTAA